Proteins encoded within one genomic window of Oryza glaberrima chromosome 12, OglaRS2, whole genome shotgun sequence:
- the LOC127756423 gene encoding uncharacterized protein LOC127756423: MLSVGYTELVVRRQWLMGANLTRRAAYEGCDAAVARSKTTVKQEGCDAAVARSKATVKQEGCDAAVVDGEEVGSRRKYAGEVEERKPVVGLKVKAETGKRSAADGEKSLAAAAAVVGRYAAGLKNKAVPGDTSTAGGGARSGGGFGRRSGDEESGIDREARGHISGEGSAAGADRGGRINRPFAGMRFILHGFPHLLKEQSKRKIEVLGGFVLQSIDYDICTHVAMAGDYSEGAVLIWNGEGKKVVNIQWIDDCYIQGIKIPENDAPAIQALIKTPATSQGPRDTIVSRSKKLRPCYGYQRRSVRRKLEYGRAFEEKAYHLNHNLFVCKMDETMYTSLRNYCKFNKDRLILQTITPQVKSPPEQIPWTNPLEPKEQAHQLKKKRRICVDIFLTQRQMK, translated from the exons ATGTTGTCGGTGGGGTATACGGAGCTTGTGGTGAGAAGGCAGTGGCTGATGGGGGCAAACCTGACAAGGCGGGCTGCGTAT GAGGGgtgcgacgcggcggtggcgcggagcaAAACCACCGTGAAGCAGGAGGGatgcgacgcggcggtggcgcggagcaAAGCCACCGTGAAGCAGGAGGGGTgcgacgcggcggtggtggatggAGAAGAGGTGGGGTCGAGGAGGAAATACgcgggggaggtggaggagcgcAAGCCGGTGGTGGGGCTGAAGGTCAAGGCAGAGACAGGGAAGCGGTCCGCTGCGGATGGGGAGAAATcgttagcggcggcggcggctgtggtggGGAGATACGCGGCGGGGCTCAAGAACAAGGCGGTGCCGGGGGATACATCCACGGCCGGGGGAGGAGcccgaagcggcggcggattTGGACGCCGAAGCGGCGATGAGGAGTCGGGGATCGATCGCGAGGCGCGAGGCCATATCAGCGGCGAGGGATCAGCGGCGGGAGCAGATCGCGGGGGCAGAATCAATCGCCCCTTCGCCGGGATGCGTTTCATACTTCACGGATTCCCACACCTTCTAAAAGAACAG AGCAAAAGGAAAATTGAAGTACTAGGAGGCTTCGTACTGCAATCAATAGACTATGACATCTGCACTCATGTTGCTATGgcg GGAGACTATTCGGAGGGAGCTGTTCTGATATGGAACGGTGAAGGCAAGAAGGTGGTTAACATCCAATGGATTGACGACTGCTATATACAAGGAATAAAGATCCCAGAAAATGATGCACCT GCTATTCAAGCTCTAATCAAGACTCCAGCAACAAGTCAAGGACCAAGGGACACTATCGTATCAAGAAGCAAAAAATTAAGACCATGTTATGGTTACCAAAGAAGATCTGTAAGAAGGAAACTTGAGTATGGCAGGGCATTTGAAGAAAAGGCATACCATCTAAACCATAATCTTTTCGTCTGCAAAATGGATGAAACAATGTATACCAGCCTGAGGAACTACTGCAAGTTCAATAAGGACAGGTTAATTCTTCAAACCATAACACCTCAAGTCAAGTCGCCACCGGAACAGATTCCATGGACAAATCCACTAGAACCGAAGGAGCAAGCACATcaactgaagaagaagagaagaatatGTGTAGACATATTTCTTACACAACGTCAAATGAAGTGA